CATACATTTGCCCTACGGTGCGATTGAAACCCCATCTACTACCCATTTCACCAAAATGCATAACAAAGGTTTCAATCATCGGAGTCATTTTCATCAAAGCCTCTTTCTGAAGTTTCAGTAATTTCTGAAAATTATAAAGGTTTGCTTAAATAGATCAATATATTTGTTTGCCAGCCAGCTAAGAACCGATACAAATGTGCATTATTTGCGTATTGTATATATTAAGGAGATTGTTATGCGTAAATTAGCTTTTTTACTAGTTGTTTTGATTTTACCTAGTTGTACTTCGCTTCCTGAAGGCATTAAACCAATTGATAATTTCAATATGTCGAAATATTTGGGAACCTGGTACGAGCTCGCCCGACTGGATCACAGTTTTGAACGGGGCTTAGAACAAGTAACAGCAGAATACGTGTTGCGAGAAGATGGTGGGATAGATGTCATAAACCGAGGTTTTGACCCCGAGTCTGGAAAATGGGATGAGGCTAATGGTAAAGCCTATTTCGTCGGTGAGCCGTCAATAGGCCACCTTAAAGTTTCTTTTTTTGGGCCTTTTTATGCCAGCTATGTCATCTTTGAGATGGATCAACAAGATTATCAATATGCTTTGGTAACAGGTCCCGACAGAGACTACTTTTGGCTACTTAGTCGGCAGAAATCACTCCCTGACCCTATCATGCAACAACTTATCAAAACGGCAAAAGACTCTGGTTTTCCTACAGAGCAGTTAATTTATCTGCAACATCCCCATTGATGTGCCTAGATAGTGAAATAATCGGATTGTTATAAAGGTCTTAAGTTTCTGAGCACTATAATTATTTGCATGCTGAATTCGAACGCTGTTTTTTTGTCATAATGATAACTAATCTCTAGATATTTAGATTTTGAAGCTCAACATATTCTGTGCTCAGTTGCCAAAATAACAACAAAGGTAAGTCATGCTCGATAGCCAACTTGAAATTGTCCAACAAGCCAAACAGTTTTTGCAGGACGTTACACAACACGATTATATTTGTACTTCCAATCCACATTCATCGGGCAGTGCGGGTGCCCACATGCGCCACATCATCGACCATTATACGGCCTTAATAAGCGGGGTTGAATCTGGCATTATTGATTACAACAAACGTGACAGATTATCTAACCTCGAAACCTGCCCAGTTCTGGCTAAAACGAAATGGGATGATATAGAACACTGGTTTTTACAGCATAGTGAGGTGTCGTTGCAGCATGAGCTCCAAGTGATTAGCGAAATCAGTATAACTCAAGCCAAGAGTGTCCAAGTGACCTCAACCTTGGGCAGAGAACTGGTATTTGTTGCTAACCATGCAATTCACCACTTCTTTTTGCTGGCTGTACTGCGCTCATTGCAGGGTAAAAGCTCCCCTAATTCATTCGGTATTGCTCCTGCAACAGCAACATTTGACCGCAAGCTTGCCTAGAAATACGTATTAACCATAGAAAAAGTATGGATTTTATGCATAATAGCGGCGCTTAAATCCAACTTGCAGGCCACACGCTATGTCTATCCAACAATCTCTTCTTTCTCGCAGTAATCAAACCTGTGAATTGTGCACATCTTCTGATTCACTCAGTGTTTATGACGTCCCGCCTGCTGAGGCACACGCTGACAAATGCATTATGGTTTGTGCAACCTGCGCCGCTCAGCTAAATGGGGAGGCTGATATTGATATGAATCATTGGCGATGCCTAAATGACAGTATGTGGAGCACAGTACCAGCGGTTCAAGTTGTCGCGTGGCGAATGCTAAAAAAACTATCTTCTGAGGGATGGGCACAAGATCTTTTGGACATGATGTATTTAGATGAAGAGATGCTCAAATGGGCTGAAGCTGGCCTTGTTGAGCACAGCGACGAACCAACACTTGATTGTAATGGCACAATATTGCAGGCAGGTGATACGGTAACATTGGTAAAAGATCTGAATGTGAAAGGTGCTAATTTTACAGCCAAAAGAGGTACTGCTGTTCGAGGGATAGGTTTAAACAGTAATCCAGAACATATTGAAGGTAAAATCAACGGGCAGCGAATCGTCATTATTAGCGCGTTTACCAAAAAGTCATAATAATCAATGTGTCTCAAGCCTGGTTCTAATTGGAACCGGGCAATAGCAATTCT
Above is a window of Aliiglaciecola sp. LCG003 DNA encoding:
- a CDS encoding lipocalin family protein, with product MRKLAFLLVVLILPSCTSLPEGIKPIDNFNMSKYLGTWYELARLDHSFERGLEQVTAEYVLREDGGIDVINRGFDPESGKWDEANGKAYFVGEPSIGHLKVSFFGPFYASYVIFEMDQQDYQYALVTGPDRDYFWLLSRQKSLPDPIMQQLIKTAKDSGFPTEQLIYLQHPH
- a CDS encoding alkylphosphonate utilization protein, yielding MSIQQSLLSRSNQTCELCTSSDSLSVYDVPPAEAHADKCIMVCATCAAQLNGEADIDMNHWRCLNDSMWSTVPAVQVVAWRMLKKLSSEGWAQDLLDMMYLDEEMLKWAEAGLVEHSDEPTLDCNGTILQAGDTVTLVKDLNVKGANFTAKRGTAVRGIGLNSNPEHIEGKINGQRIVIISAFTKKS